The DNA region TCTTCGGGGTCGGGTGCAGCGGGTGGCCCAGAAGCAAGGACTGTTCGGCGGCGAGGAACAGGTCGGGGGTGTCGCTCGGGTTGTTCCTGCGGTCGGCGATGAAGTCGGCGGTGCGGCGGACGGAGTCGGCGACGCGGGCGACCAGGTCGGCGCCGCCGACTGCTTCCGAGGGCTCGGGGGCTTCCTTCGGCTCGGTGGCCGCCGGGGATTCGGTGGCCGTGGGATCGGTGGCTTCCTCCGGTTCGATGGCCTCCGCGGGCTCCGTGGCCTCCCCGGGCTCGACGGCCTCCCCGAGTCCGAGGACTTCGGTCTCGGCACCATCGGTTTCGGTGGCTCTCCGAGGGGTTCCGGCCGACGGACCCGCCGACGGCGACTGTGACTGCTCGGGGTCGGCCTGAGCCTGGGGGCCCGATGCGCCCGTGCGGGCTGTCTCGCGGCTCAGGAGGGCGGCGACGGTGACGGCGTCGACCGGTGGTGCGGTTGCGGGGCCGTCCTGCAGGCAAGGGGGGCCGAAGCGGTGCCAGCCGGTCGGGGACCAGTAGTCCACGGGGACGAGGAGGGCGGTGCCGCTGGCTTCGAGGGGGATGCGCAGGGATCCGTGTTCCGGTGGGGCCATGTCGTTCTCGCGCACCCAGCAGCGCAGCAGGTTCTCGACGGCCGCGGCCTGGGCCGCGGTGTGCGGGTCGGGGTGGTCGAGGAGGTCGGTGGTGCCGTGGCGCAGTCGCTCGGCCTCCTGGCTCCTGCCTTTCTGCCGCGGGACCGTACTGGCCTCCGCCGTCTGCGGGGACTGCGCGGACTGCGTGCCGCACGCTCCCGGTGAGTGCGGTTGGGGACGGCCGTCGGGGGCGGGGGTGGCGTTCAAGAGGGTTCCTTGTGTGGTGATCGGGCTCCGTTTGGCGACGGGCGGTGGTCGGCGGGACGGGTGGCGGAGTGGGCACGGGGTGGGACGGGGACGGCAGCGGCTGGGAGGGGGTGGGGTGGCTGCGGCTGTCGTCAGGTCGATCGGTGGGTGCCCGGCTCGGTCAGGGGACGTGAGTCGCGGTCGTCATAGGTGGTCCGGTGCGAGTCTGCCGCCGGTGGTGCGGCGGTGGGAACGCTCCGCAGCGGTGAGGGCATCGGCGAGTCGGTCGAGGACCGCGGTCGCCTGTTCGTCCGTGATGGTGAGGGGAGGCAGGAGACGCACGACGCTGGAGTGCCGTCCGCCGAGTTCGACGATGAGCCCGCGGCGCAGGCACTCGCGCTGTACGGCGGCGGCCAGTTCGGGGGCCGGAGGGTGCGGGCGGGCGTCGGGAAGGTCGTGCGGCTGGTGTTCTGGAAGGTGATTGTGCCGGGGTGGGTATTGGGGGTTGGCCGGAGGTGTGACGGCCGTGGGGGCGTGCGAGGTGTCCGAGACGTCCGGGGACGGTTCCGTCGTGTCGACCAAGTGCTGTGGGTGGGGGGTGGGTTGGGCACCGGGGCGGGCGTGTTCCAGGTCGACGAGTTCGATGCCGAGCATCAGGCCGCGGCCGCGGGCGTCGCCGACGCAGGGGTGGTCGGCGGCGAGGGAGCGCAGGTCCGCGAGCATGCGGGTGCCGAGGGTGGCGGCGCGTTCGGCGAGGCGGTTCTCGCGTACGTGGGCGAGGGTGGCGGCGCCTGCGGCCATGGCGAGTTGGTTGCCGCGGAAGGTGCCCGCGTGCGCGCCGGGAGGCCAGACGTCGAGGTCGTCGCGGTAGACGACGACGGCGAGGGGCAGGCTGCCGCCGATCGCCTTGGACAGGACGAGGACGTCGGGGACGACGCCGCTGTGCTCGATGGCCCAGAAGGCGCCGGTGCGGCCGACGCCGGTCTGCACTTCGTCGGCGATGAGGGGGATCCCGCGTGCGGCGGTGATGTCGCGCATCCGGCGGAGCCAGGCGTCGGGCGCAGGAAGGACGCCGCCCTCGCCCTGGACCGGTTCGACGATCATGGCGGCGGGGGCGGGGACGCCGGACTTGGTGTCGTCGAGAAGGCTTTCGGTCCAGCGGGCGGCGAGTTCGGCTCCGTTCGGGCCGCCGATGCCGAAGGGGCAGCGGTAGTCCTGGGGGTACGGCAGCCGGGCGACGCGGACGTCACGGGCGCCGCCGGAGGCTTCGAGGGCTCCCGCGGTCATGCCGTGGTAGGCGCCGGTGAAGGCGAGCAGGCCCTCGCGGCCGGTGGCCATGCGCGTGAGTTTCAGGGCCGCTTCCACCGCGTCGGTGCCGGCGGGGCCGCAGAACTGGATGCGGGCGCGGTCGGCGAGGGCGGGCGGGAGCGTGCGGAACAGCTCGGTGGTGAAGGCGTCCTTGACGGGGGTGGCCAGGTCAAGGACGTGGAGTGGGGCTCCGGAGTCGAGGACGCCGCG from Streptomyces flavofungini includes:
- a CDS encoding diaminobutyrate--2-oxoglutarate transaminase family protein, producing the protein MSGAFDSGASGGASGSREDGCFSGESVETGAQRGETGAQRGETGAQPGETASCVGERSGGPLRGAHEGILRRQSARESAARTYARALPIVPVRARGMTIEGADGQRYLDCLSGAGTLALGHNHPVVLEAIRGVLDSGAPLHVLDLATPVKDAFTTELFRTLPPALADRARIQFCGPAGTDAVEAALKLTRMATGREGLLAFTGAYHGMTAGALEASGGARDVRVARLPYPQDYRCPFGIGGPNGAELAARWTESLLDDTKSGVPAPAAMIVEPVQGEGGVLPAPDAWLRRMRDITAARGIPLIADEVQTGVGRTGAFWAIEHSGVVPDVLVLSKAIGGSLPLAVVVYRDDLDVWPPGAHAGTFRGNQLAMAAGAATLAHVRENRLAERAATLGTRMLADLRSLAADHPCVGDARGRGLMLGIELVDLEHARPGAQPTPHPQHLVDTTEPSPDVSDTSHAPTAVTPPANPQYPPRHNHLPEHQPHDLPDARPHPPAPELAAAVQRECLRRGLIVELGGRHSSVVRLLPPLTITDEQATAVLDRLADALTAAERSHRRTTGGRLAPDHL